In Phreatobacter cathodiphilus, the genomic window GCGCGCCGCCGCACCTGGTCAAGACCGTCCGCAACGGCGGCTACATGTTCGCGTCCCCCGTGCAGGACGCCTGACGAAAGGGAGGCGCCATGTTCCGCCTCGGCTTTGCCGCGCGCATCCTCTTCGTCCTCGCCGCGAGCCTCGTCGCCTTTCAGCTCGTCGCGCTTGCGGTCATCAACATGACCGCGCCGGAGGACGTCGACTCGCGCTTTCCGCTGCCCGCCCAGGTCGCCGCCATCGTCACGCTCATCGAGACCTCGCCGCAGTTCCGCGACACGATCGAGCGGGCGGTGGAGGGCCCCGACACGCAGATCACCATCACCTCGGAGGCCCCCCGCCCGGAGACGGTGCTCTCTCCCCAGGCGACCGCGATCCTCCAGCGGTTCGAACCCGCCCTCGCGGGCCGCCAGGTCAGCATCGTCGCCCATGACCAGAACCTCAGGCCCTGGGCGCGGATCGGGGCGCGCTGGTTCTATGGGCTCCGGCCCTTCTCCATCGCCGTGCTGCTGAACGACGGCGACCACCTGCTGGTGCGCGGCCGCGGCCGCGTGCCGCGCCGGCTGTTCGGCCTGCCGGTCGGCATCGCCGCCGGCTGGCTCGGCTTCGTCATCGCCGCGGCCGGGCTCATGCTGGTCTGGCGGGAAGTCAGGCCGGTGGGCGAGCTCGTCACCGCGGCGGAATCCTTCGCGGCGACGGTGAAGCCGCAGAAGGTGACGCCCCGGGGCGCTCCCGATCTCAGGAGGCTCGCCGGCGCCTTCAACGCCATGCAGGAGCGCATCGCCTCCCTCGTCCAGTCCCGCAGCTTCATGTTCGGCGCCATGTCGCATGACCTGAGGACCGTGGCGGCCCGTCTGCGCCTGAGGATCGAGGCGCTGCCGCCGGCCCCCGCCCGCGACGCCGCACTCGCCGATCTCGGCTCCATGGAGGCGCTGCTGGAGAACACGATGGAGCTCGCCCGGCCGGTGCCGCCGGCCCGCGACGTCGCGCTGGTCGATCTCGTCGCACTGGTGGGGGAGGAGTGCCAGAGTCTGACCTCCGCGGGACGCACCGTGCATTTCGAGGTGGAGACCGGCGACGACGTGACCGTGGCCGGAGACGCCCTGGCGCTGCGCCGCGCCGTCATCAACCTCTTGTCCAATGCCCTGCGCTACGCGCCCCACGCCTGGGTCAGGATCGCGACGCAAGACGGGTGGGCCACCCTCATCGTCGACGACGATGGGCCGGGCATCCCGCCCGCCGACCGCGAGCGCGTCTTCGAGCCCTTCCTGCGGCTCGAGACCTCGCGTAACCGCGAATCCGGAGGCGCCGGCCTCGGCCTCGCCATCGTCCGCAAGGTGGCCGACGACCTCGGCGGATCGGTGCGGGTCGGCGATGCGCCGACCGGCGGGGCGCGGCTCGAATTCACGGTGCCGCTGACCCGCGACGCGGACAGAACCGCCTGAGGGGGCGGACCTTCCGGCATTGTCCGTCCGGTCGCGGGGGAGGCCGGAGGGGTCCGCCTCCGGCCTCGGGTCCCTCGGGCCACGTCATCTCGGGGAGAGCATGCGCGCGGCCCTCGGGATCTCGGAAACGAGGGAGATCAGCGTCGCGACGCGATGAAGCCGCGGCAGGTGGCGCTGAGCTCGGCCTCGCGCGCCTTCAGGCACTGCACCAGGCGCCCGCCACCCGGCGAGACGCCCTGGCAGAGGCGCTGCACCTCGCCGCCGCAGGCCTCGCGGGCCTGGCCGCGCTGCGCGCCGGGCTGGGCCGCTTCGGCCAGCACCATTGACATGGCGATGATGACGGCGGCGAGGGCGGCGACGAAGGTCCAGAACAGCGGCGCCCTCAGCGGCGCGGTGAAGTCGCGGCCGCGCGGCGCGGTGGTGGAAGGACGGTCTTGGACGGCAGGCATGGGCAACCCCTGGCTGGTGACGATGGCCGGAGGATGCGGGTCCCCTGTTTCGGGGCTGTCGACGGATCGTGTCGGTTTGTGTCGGCCTACTTGATGCCGGCGCGCATGAAGCTCTGCACGAACTGGCGCTGGAACAGCAGGAAGCCGATCAGCAGCGGCGCCGAGGTCATCAGCGTCGCGGCGCAGATGATCGCCCAGTCGATGCCCTGGTCGGTGGAGGAGAAGACCTGCAGGCCGACGGTGAGCGGTCGCGATTCCACCGAATTGGTGACGATCAGCGGCCAGAGGAAGTTGTTCCAGTGATAGCTGACG contains:
- a CDS encoding ATP-binding protein — encoded protein: MFRLGFAARILFVLAASLVAFQLVALAVINMTAPEDVDSRFPLPAQVAAIVTLIETSPQFRDTIERAVEGPDTQITITSEAPRPETVLSPQATAILQRFEPALAGRQVSIVAHDQNLRPWARIGARWFYGLRPFSIAVLLNDGDHLLVRGRGRVPRRLFGLPVGIAAGWLGFVIAAAGLMLVWREVRPVGELVTAAESFAATVKPQKVTPRGAPDLRRLAGAFNAMQERIASLVQSRSFMFGAMSHDLRTVAARLRLRIEALPPAPARDAALADLGSMEALLENTMELARPVPPARDVALVDLVALVGEECQSLTSAGRTVHFEVETGDDVTVAGDALALRRAVINLLSNALRYAPHAWVRIATQDGWATLIVDDDGPGIPPADRERVFEPFLRLETSRNRESGGAGLGLAIVRKVADDLGGSVRVGDAPTGGARLEFTVPLTRDADRTA
- a CDS encoding cysteine rich repeat-containing protein, which encodes MPAVQDRPSTTAPRGRDFTAPLRAPLFWTFVAALAAVIIAMSMVLAEAAQPGAQRGQAREACGGEVQRLCQGVSPGGGRLVQCLKAREAELSATCRGFIASRR